In Oncorhynchus tshawytscha isolate Ot180627B linkage group LG06, Otsh_v2.0, whole genome shotgun sequence, the following are encoded in one genomic region:
- the LOC112252457 gene encoding peptidyl-prolyl cis-trans isomerase FKBP4 — protein sequence MTAEEVTNEEQNNIPMEGEDITQKKDGGVLKLVKQEGTGTELPMTGDKVFVHYVGTLMDGTLFDSSRERGEKFSFELGKGQVIKAWDLGVATMKVGEISQLICKPEYAYGTAGSPPKIPPNATLVFQVELFEFRGEDITEGEDGGIIRRIITKGEGYTKPNEGAAVEVCLEGSCEGKVFDKRELKFELGDGESLGLPSGVEKALMAMEQGEESLFIIKPKYGYGNTGNSKYNIPGEATLQYKLKLTTFEKAKESWEMNSAEKLEQSIIVKEKGTQYFKEGKYRQASVQYKRIVSWLENESSLPEGEEQKAQALRLAAHLNLAMCFLKLQEPSSTFDNCDKALELDNTNEKALFRRGEALFAMKEFDRARADFQRVIQLYPSNKAAKSQVALCQKQIKEQHEKDKRLYANMFQKFAERDAKEEADKGMENGGGMEVEESGGQE from the exons ATGACTGCTGAAGAGGTGACCAACGAAGAACAGAACAACATCCCGATGGAGGGAGAGGATATCACGCAGAAGAAAGATGGAGGGGTTTTAAAG TTGGTGAAGCAGGAAGGCACAGGGACAGAGCTGCCTATGACTGGAGACAAGGTGTTTGTTCACTATGTTGGCACCCTGATGGATGGAACCCTGTTTGACTCCAGTCGTGAACGAGGAGAGAAGTTTTCCTTTGAGCTGGGCAaag gccaggtaATCAAGGCGTGGGACCTGGGAGTGGCTACTATGAAAGTAGGAGAGATCAGCCAGCTGATCTGTAAACCAGAGTATGCCTACGGCACTGCTGGCAGCCCCCCGAAGATACCCCCCAACGCTACACTTGTCTTCCAG gTGGAGTTGTTTGAGTTTCGGGGGGAGGACATCactgagggagaggatggaggaatcATCCGTCGCATCATCACTAAGGGAGAGGGATACACCAAGCCTAATGAAGGAGCTGCCGTAGAAG TGTGTTTGGAGGGCAGCTGTGAGGGCAAGGTGTTTGACAAGAGGGAGCTGAAGTTTGAgttgggagatggagagagcctGGGTCTGCCAAGCGGAGTGGAAAAAGCCCTGATGGCtatggagcagggagaggagtcCCTCTTCATCATCAAACCCAA gtatgGCTATGGAAACACAGGCAACAGCAAGTACAATATTCCTGGTGAAGCCACTCTGCAATACAAACTCAAACTGACCACCTTCGAGAAG GCCAAGGAATCCTGGGAAATGAACTCCGCAGAGAAACTGGAGCAGAGCATCATTGTCAAGGAGAAGGGAACACAGTATTTCAAG gaggGAAAGTATCGCCAAGCGTCTGTCCAGTATAAGAGGATTGTGTCCTGGCTGGAGAATGAATCAAGTTTACCCGAGGGGGAGGAGCAGAAGGCTCAAGCCCTGCGGTTGGCTGCTCACCTCAACCTGGCCATGTGCTTCCTCAAGCTACAGGAACCAAGCTCTACTTTTGACAACTGTGACAAG GCCCTGGAGCTGGACAACACTAATGAAAAGGCTCTATTCCGGAGGGGGGAGGCGCTGTTTGCCATGAAGGAGTTTGATAGGGCGAGAGCAGACTTCCAGCGTGTCATACAACTGTATCCTAGCAACAAGGCCGCCAAAAGCCAG GTGGCTCTGTGCCAGAAACAGATTAAGGAGCAGCATGAGAAGGACAAGAGGCTCTATGCCAACATGTTCCAGAAGTTTGCTGAGAGAGACGCTAAG GAGGAGGCTGACAAGGGGATGGagaatggaggagggatggaggtggaggagagtggaggacagGAGTAA